From one Anopheles cruzii chromosome 3, idAnoCruzAS_RS32_06, whole genome shotgun sequence genomic stretch:
- the LOC128271478 gene encoding thialysine N-epsilon-acetyltransferase isoform X1, with product MASASGDRSGSVRVRRTVRGDLPEVVAMIQELADFEKMPAGPQLTVEDLERDGGFLDGQRSCPDGPVFHSFVLELQHDPPGDANQKPSTSTPADCSGGPLTRKLIGYAICFYSYSTWQGKSLALEDIYIRPQYRRHGYGEHFFKALARHARDNHCSRIDFHVLDWNPATSFYRRMGALDLTEAESWHFYRLPKDAIVALCDE from the exons ATGGCATCCGCCAGTGGGGACCGGAGCGGGTCCGTGAGGGTCCGCCGAACGGTCCGCGGGGATCTACCGGAGGTGGTCGCCATGATACAG GAGCTAGCCGACTTCGAGAAGATGCCTGCCGGGCCGCAACTCACCGTCGAGGACCTGGAGCGTGATGGTGGATTCCTCGATGGGCAGCGATCATGCCCGGACGGGCCAGTGTTCCACAGTTTCGTGCTGGAACTACAGCACGATCCGCCGGGTGACGCTAATCAGAAGCCGTCCACGTCAACGCCAGCCGACTGTAGCGGTGGACCTTTAACCCG GAAGCTGATCGGGTACGCCATATGCTTTTACTCGTACTCAACGTGGCAAGGAAAGTCTCTGGCCCTGGAGGACATCTACATTCGGCCGCAGTACCGACGGCACGGATACGGCGAACATTTCTTCAAGGCACTCGCTAGGCATGCACGTGACAATCACTGCTCGCGGATCGACTTCCATGTGCTGGACTGGAATCCGGCTACCAGCTTCTACCGACGGATGGGTGCGCTGGATCTCACCGAAGCCGAGAGCTGGCACTTCTATCGTTTGCCAAAGGATGCCATCGTTGCGCTGTGTGACGAGTGA
- the LOC128271479 gene encoding uncharacterized protein LOC128271479 produces MSAEMDTDWNAEPYRTVPQMETGDPVETKPALERNDDTVKQKSPQGNTFVQSMFDMTLITVNFCQICYILKVGPGLGMLYYLLLGLFGISLVLLFLHGFMGLFERLRCSKPLPNGCFNCLYNASLFMVVLVYLVNLVGNVLILKEAENKCHLMLEHGKPATPPPLLDTTTVIN; encoded by the exons ATGAGTGCCGAAATGGACACTGATTGGAACGCGGAGCCGTACCGAACTGTTCCGCAAATGGAAACCGGTGACCCCGTTGAG ACGAAACCGGCACTGGAACGGAATGACGACACGGTTAAACAGAAGAGTCCCCAGGGGAACACGTTCGTGCAGAGCATGTTTGATATGACACTGATAACGGTGAACTTTTGCCAAATCTGCTACATACTGAAGGTTGGGCCAGGACTCGGGATGTTGTATTATTTATTGCTGGGACTTTTTGGCATTTCGCTCGTGCTGCTG TTCCTTCACGGATTTATGGGTCTGTTCGAACGGTTAAGGTGCAGTAAGCCGCTGCCCAACGGATGTTTCAACTGTCTGTATAATGCGTCACTGTTCATGGTGGTACTAGTCTATCTGGTCAATCTGGTGGGGAATGTACTTATTTtgaaggaagcggaaaacaaGTGCCACCTGATGTTGGAACATGGAAAGCCGGCAACTCCACCTCCGTTGTTGGACACAACCACCGTAATAAATTGA
- the LOC128272943 gene encoding mediator of RNA polymerase II transcription subunit 21, which translates to MADRLTQLQDTVNQQAEHFCNSIGILQQCSVPSKFAGFERTGSQTPQQQIQPQEDYPQLFSTLISRCAKDIDTLIESLPSEESSIELQVQSLQRLEAENKESAEKLEEVVRKGEMLLEKIQAALSDIAQSQLDMQYSS; encoded by the exons ATGGCTGACCGACTAACTCAGCTACAGGACACGGTGAACCAG CAAGCGGAACACTTTTGCAACAGCATCGGCATTCTACAACAGTGCTCGGTACCGAGCAAGTTCGCCGGTTTTGAGCGTACCGGATCCCAAACGCCTCAGCAGCAAATCCAGCCGCAGGAAGACTACCCGCAACTATTCTCCACCCTGATCTCACGGTGCGCCAAGGACATTGACACACTCATCGAATCTCTGCCGAGCGAGGAGAGCTCCATCGAACTGCAGGTGCAGTCCCTGCAGAGGCTCGAGGCCGAGAACAAGGAGTCGGCGGAAAAGCTGGAGGAGGTCGTACGGAAGGGCGAAatgctgctggagaagattCAGGCCGCGCTCAGCGACATCGCACAGTCGCAGCTGGACATGCAGTACTCGTCCTAG
- the LOC128271617 gene encoding trafficking protein particle complex subunit 10 gives MDCKPLLTYSGDCRIFKTLEPHIVAALPADSAEWKRSYGRPVKNVRVEATFKPFDQGALERYKEGKWSIVDHPVLHIYVTECSDVEAYRGSVKEEIDQWLKVLNTYGVTDWMILLVETLDVKKSKNILPRTTVLDKIRLDFASKNGDRCLSILNPARFELKATESFRCLLQRIRHLMLTGYNRSIVKYEELIRTNRENRIQENWSFIDYFLLQEQLAFVLEMLGQHSEALVQYDELDAMFSQFILNSVFGEKQKWLQIFDQPLYTFHGISLNPAKLMETRAKIISRHVTLLEFRSYLFERQCMLLDAAGKPWEIAERLLPFLFATLREIEALKLETPEGALACWEFVCSLEVLNLCDKVQESKDIYKCSQFSAPIWNLAKEKLHGLGKQCGLLPGFVPTSEQLHTVVHLSAGMGDSLPAAGNVGQRLEPGPELGESRSKSPARKPKKSATDTLKEALGSNQAFTKLYLELSELAISTYKHVSRLRSARLVGLDLGNFYITLNEPQKAVNFFTDLLRELKAENWHYLASQTLLELASCYRKMKDNVNYTKTCSAIACCQDLELLVRTFYFDEFTKSLRLLQTIRNEDIDALSVLCSLEDHFRIDRVQLDSTSIVQDDFVIVKLDIESHFPRELLAAQVLLSFEMNAKQTVDPGGAGSKPSGTEIGAHLPVILHLDYKQDNTLSGASVACDTPVKQPVRRSSSTRRKVSPTQRSDFTNCVAVEQVLLQPGPNTVTLKTKATRVGTWSFRQLSVQIESVEFLSESLPVRCETFETITKASIASLNFVNLVAGVEQPVELLISAGSFRFPKDTSATLRCSKNLRMRLAGPVPLAAFERDLTVPLNDFAPFEQRTIALEAICDLPGKREERAIEQKVSLQVPWSRNELNIPLHFMPALIASCRLHSSGTWKFLQVVLKGVSDYRLVLREAQMSCAAEGVTIIDINPHEQQEMVMSKALSISYLYELQVEALKAEREHPIVNVDFRMRFADALVPAERRTYLPYSVTFDVMDYTTLFTICAKVEPQELCRVNSVCHLNLRISKVHDNPYADLMYEVLADQNMWAVVGRTAGVISMEEVESHSITLDVLPLAAGFLPLPNIRLSKYISANKSKSDAHPRLQPFPPGQIYNATKSMQIHVLASTNTDQQTQ, from the exons ATGGACTGTAAGCCACTTCTGACTT ATTCTGGCGATTGTCGCATCTTTAAGACTTTGGAGCCCCACATTGTGGCCGCTCTCCCGGCGGACTCGGCCGAATGGAAGCGTTCGTACGGGCGTCCGGTAAAGAATGTCCGCGTAGAGGCCACTTTCAAACCGTTCGATCAGGGAGCGCTCGAGAGATACAAGGAAGGCAAGTGGAGCATCGTGGACCACCCGGTGCTGCACATCTACGTGACCGAGTGTAGCGACGTAGAGGCGTACCGTGGGTCGGTGAAGGAGGAAATAGATCAGTggctgaaggtgctgaacacCTATGGGGTCACCGATTGGATGATTCTGCTGGTGGAAACGTTGGATgtgaaaaaatcgaaaaacatcCTGCCCCGCACGACAGTGCTGGATAAGATACGGCTTGATTTCGCCTCGAAGAACGGCGATCGCTGTCTGTCCATCCtgaacccggcccggttcgagCTGAAGGCGACGGAATCGTTTCGCTGCCTGTTGCAACGGATTCGCCACCTGATGCTGACCGGTTACAATAGGAGTATCGTCAAGTACGAAGAACTCATTCGTACGAACCGCGAAAATCGTATCCAAGAAAACTGGAGCTTTATCGATTATTTCTTGCTGCAGGAGCAGCTGGCGTTCGTGCTGGAGATGCTGGGCCAGCACTCGGAGGCACTGGTACAGTACGACGAGCTGGACGCAATGTTTTCGCAGTTTATCCTCAACTCGGTGTTTGGCGAGAAGCAAAAGTGGCTCCAGATCTTTGATCAGCCGCTCTACACCTTTCACGGCATCTCGCTCAATCCGGCCAAACTGATGGAAACGCGAGCGAAGATCATTTCACGCCATGTCACGCTGCTCGAGTTTCGCAGCTACCTCTTCGAGCGCCAGTGCATGCTGCTGGACGCGGCTGGCAAACCGTGGGAAATTGCCGAACGTCTGCTGCCCTTCCTGTTTGCCACGTTGCGTGAAATCGAGGCCCTGAAGCTAGAAACCCCCGAAGGGGCCCTCGCTTGCTGGGAGTTTGTGTGTTCGCTCGAGGTTCTCAACCTGTGCGATAAGGTGCAGGAATCGAAGGACATCTACAAGTGCTCCCAGTTTTCCGCTCCCATATGGAATCTGGCCAAAGAGAAGTTGCACGGTTTGGGAAAGCAGTGTGGCCTGCTGCCCGGCTTCGTGCCGACTTCGGAGCAACTGCACACGGTCGTTCATCTTTCGGCCGGCATGGGCGACAGTCTGCCTGCGGCGGGAAATGTCGGGCAACGGCTagaacccggaccggaactgGGGGAATCGCGCAGCAAGTCGCCGGcgaggaaaccgaaaaaatcGGCTACCGATACGCTAAAGGAGGCTCTCGGTTCGAACCAGGCGTTCACCAAACTGTATCTCGAGCTTAGCGAGCTGGCCATCAGCACCTACAAGCACGTGTCGCGCCTCCGTTCGGCCCGCCTGGTCGGGCTAGATCTGGGCAACTTCTACATCACACTCAACGAGCCACAGAAAGCGGTCAACTTCTTCACCGATTTGCTGCGTGAGCTCAAGGCGGAAAACTGGCACTATCTGGCCAGCCAAACCCTACTCGAGCTCGCTTCGTGCTACCGCAAGATGAAGGACAACGTGAACTACACCAAAACATGCAGCGCGATCGCGTGCTGCCAGGATCTGGAACTTCTGGTGCGTACATTCTATTTCGATGAGTTCACTAAGTCGCTCCGCTTGCTGCAGACGATTCGCAATGAGGACATTGACGCACTGAGCGTACTGTGCTCTCTCGAGGATCACTTCCGCATCGATCGTGTCCAGCTGGACAGCACCTCCATCGTGCAGGACGACTTTGTTATCGTGAAGCTCGATATCGAGAGCCACTTCCCACGGGAACTGCTTGCCGCGCAGGTACTCTTGTCGTTCGAAATGAATGCCAAACAAACCGTTGACCCCGGTGGGGCAGGATCGAAGCCAAGCGGCACAGAGATCGGTGCCCATCTGCCCGTCATCCTTCATCTGGACTACAAGCAGGACAATACGCTGAGTGGAGCTTCCGTGGCGTGCGATACTCCGGTGAAGCAACCGGTACgtagaagcagcagcacccggcgCAAGGTGTCCCCGACGCAGCGTTCCGATTTCACCAACTGTGTCGCTGTCGAACAAGTTTTGCTGCAGCCCGGACCAAACACGGTCACGCTCAAAACGAAAGCAACCCGAGTCGGCACTTGGAGCTTCCGGCAACTGTCGGTGCAGATCGAGAGCGTAGAGTTCCTCTCGGAGAGCCTGCCCGTGCGGTGCGAAACATTTGAAACCATCACGAAAGCGTCGATCGCTTCGCTCAACTTTGTGAATCTCGTGGCCGGTGTCGAGCAGCCGGTGGAACTACTCATTTCAGCCGGAAGCTTTCGCTTTCCAAAGGACACTTCGGCTACGCTGCGCTGTTCGAAGAATCTCCGCATGCGGCTGGCGGGCCCCGTTCCGCTGGCCGCATTCGAGCGTGATCTGACCGTACCGCTGAACGATTTCGCACCGTTCGAGCAAAGAACGATCGCGCTGGAAGCGATCTGCGACTTGCCGGGCAAACGGGAGGAACGGGCCATCGAACAGAAAGTTTCCCTGCAGGTGCCGTGGAGTCGCAACGAGCTCAACATTCCGCTTCACTTCATGCCCGCGCTGATCGCTTCCTGTCGGCTACATTCGTCCGGCACATGGAAGTTCCTCCAGGTCGTGCTGAAGGGCGTCAGCGACTATCGGTTGGTGCTGCGCGAGGCGCAGATGTCGTGTGCGGCCGAAGGGGTCACTATTATCGATATTAATCCGCACGAGCAACAGGAAATGGTCATGAGCAAAGCTCTCTCCATCTCGTACTTGTACGAGCTGCAAGTGGAGGCGCTCAAAGCGGAACGGGAGCATCCGATCGTGAATGTGGACTTCCGGATGCGTTTCGCCGATGCACTGGTGCCGGCGGAACGACGAACCTATCTACCGTACAGCGTCACGTTTGACGTGATGGACTACACGACACTGTTCACGATCTGTGCGAAGGTCGAACCGCAGGAACTGTGCCGAGTGAACTCCGTTTGTCACCTCAATCTGCGCATCTCGAAAGTTCATGACAATCCGTACGCCGATCTGATGTACGAAGTGCTGGCCGATCAGAACATGTGGGCCGTCGTTGGCCGCACCGCAG GTGTCATATCGATGGAGGAAGTCGAAAGCCACAGTATCACGCTGGATGTGttgccgctggccgccgggTTTCTGCCACTGCCAAACATTCGCCTATCGAAATACATTTCGGCGAACAAATCGAAGAGTGATGCCCATCCCCGATTGCAGCCGTTTCCGCCGGGACAAATTTACAACGCTACAAAAAGCATGCAAATACACGTGCTGGccagcaccaacaccgacCAACAGACCCAGTAA
- the LOC128271478 gene encoding thialysine N-epsilon-acetyltransferase isoform X2 translates to MMPPIIIPIYSLDRPIPGWPTAVNGCTPEMAAIAGRAREKRESSSLRRPPAAAQTGDIGGRGRFQTPLFMLLPKLIGYAICFYSYSTWQGKSLALEDIYIRPQYRRHGYGEHFFKALARHARDNHCSRIDFHVLDWNPATSFYRRMGALDLTEAESWHFYRLPKDAIVALCDE, encoded by the exons ATGATGCCACCCATCATTATTCCCATTTACTCACTGGATCGACCGATCCCTGGCTGGCCGACGGCCGTGAACGGGTGCACTCCAGAAATGGCTGCCATCGctgggcgagcgagagagaagcgGGAAAGTTCCAGCTTACGCCGTCCACCAGCGGCGGCCCAGACTGGTGACATCGGCGGCCGAGGTCGCTTCCAAACGCccctttttatgctgctgcc GAAGCTGATCGGGTACGCCATATGCTTTTACTCGTACTCAACGTGGCAAGGAAAGTCTCTGGCCCTGGAGGACATCTACATTCGGCCGCAGTACCGACGGCACGGATACGGCGAACATTTCTTCAAGGCACTCGCTAGGCATGCACGTGACAATCACTGCTCGCGGATCGACTTCCATGTGCTGGACTGGAATCCGGCTACCAGCTTCTACCGACGGATGGGTGCGCTGGATCTCACCGAAGCCGAGAGCTGGCACTTCTATCGTTTGCCAAAGGATGCCATCGTTGCGCTGTGTGACGAGTGA
- the LOC128273428 gene encoding protein claret segregational, with amino-acid sequence MDSKIPKPSFLKKPTGPLSLPGNARLPLSRDLLNLPPMGNNSTMLAVKMRTSPEPRRPNQAAGFNRAKLRRSRSATELNRIDFHRPKYVSALSTIPSKSGNITAATVAMMTNSELVRPVSANTGLGRGAGGGGGGGGGGGLMRRSRSACDITRRPNESTASSATTTSSVSSTTGLKRQPTSANGSSGVPAKMTKMGMIPPSRVGLTKTPCNKNVKPPSNAPAVTTLRKAAPITKATNAPVRREIGAGSSKVVPVTNGPKASGAAPKGPSKTMTKRIPPYDYKARFANLQEKHKVLLEKYEKLHEEHASREQIQELYDDCSRELDDLKQQHEELQLDLQTVREERDTLDQANQELTTSLQQTEAELKQYRDRFAATNSELVEAKRLLKELEDKANFLEEENFTLQETNQRNAELLFHANIERKDLHNMVMDLRGNIRVFCRVRPPLPSEAHRLECCWKFLDEQSIELVAMDSSNKRYEFSFDHVFHSRTQQEDIFDNVSPLVQSALDGYNVCIFAYGQTGSGKTYTMDGVPDSMGVIPRTIDLIFNAVADYRRFGWEYEIRVNFLEIYNEILYDLLDTTGMTKELEIKMASAKSKTEVYVSNIIEETVTSPGRLHQLMNIAKMNRATAATAGNERSSRSHAVTKITLIGTHPVKGETCVGSVNLVDLAGSESPKTSTRMDETKNINRSLSELSNVILALVQRNEHVPYRNSKLTHLLMPSLGGNSKTLMFVNVAPFQDCLTETVKSLRFASQVNSCKMQKVRKNKMLNSA; translated from the exons ATGGATTCCAAAATACCGAAACCTTCGTTTCTTAAGAAACCGACGGGTCCTCTCAGCCTACCCGGCAATGCACGGTTACCGTTGAGCAGAGATTTGCTAAATCTGCCACCCATGGGTAACAATTCGACAATGTTGGCCGTAAAAATGCGAACTTCACCGGAGCCGCGGCGGCCCAACCAAGCCGCTGGCTTTAACCGTGCCAAACTACGTCGCAGCCGGTCAGCGACGGAATTGAACCGGATCGACTTCCATCGTCCCAAGTATGTGTCGGCGCTTAGCACAATCCCATCGAAGTCGGGCAACATCACGGCTGCGACGGTGGCAATGATGACGAACAGTGAGCTGGTGCGTCCTGTAAGTGCCAACACCGGTCTAGGAAGAGGCGCaggtggtggcggaggtggtggtggaggtggcggaTTAATGCGAAGAAGTCGTTCGGCGTGTGACATCACCAGAAGACCGAACGAATCAACTGCCTCTTCAGCAACAACCACATCGTCGGTCAGCTCAACAACTGGCCTGAAACGTCAACCAACGTCGGCCAATGGTAGCTCCGGTGTTCCTGCGAAGATGACGAAGATGGGCATGATTCCACCATCGCGTGTCGGTTTGACCAAAACTCCCTGTAATAAGAATGTAAAGCCTCCTTCGAACGCTCCAGCAGTCACCACTTTGCGCAAGGCTGCCCCCATCACCAAGGCAACCAACGCACCCGTTAGGCGAGAAATCGGCGCCGGAAGTTCGAAGGTGGTTCCGGTAACAAATGGTCCGAAAGCAAGCGGCGCGGCTCCTAAGGGGCCCAGTAAGACGATGACCAAACGGATTCCGCCCTACGACTACAAGGCCCGATTTGCCAACCTGCAAGAGAAACATAAGGTTCTGTTGGAGAAGTACGAGAAACTTCACGAAGAGCATGCCAGTCGCGAGCAGATACAGGAGCTATACGACGATTGTAGCCGTGAGTTGGACGACttgaagcagcagcatgaagAGCTGCAACTGGATCTGCAAACGGTTCGAGAGGAACGGGACACGCTGGATCAAGCGAACCAGGAGCTCACTACGTCGCTTCAGCAAACGGAAGCGGAACTAAAACAATACCGGGACAGGTTTGCTGCCACCAACAGCGAGCTGGTCGAAGCGAAGCGACTGCTGAAGGAGCTCGAGGATAAGGCCAACTTCCTGGAGGAAGAGAATTTTACCCTGCAGGAAACGAACCAGCGAAACGCGGAGCTGCTGTTTCATGCGAACATCGAGCGCAAAGACCTGCACAACATGGTAATGGATTTGCGGGGCAATATTCGCGTGTTTTGTCGTGTGCGGCCACCACTGCCATCGGAAGCGCATCGGCTGGAGTGCTGCTGGAAATTTCTCGACGAGCAGTCGATCGAGCTGGTGGCCATGGACAGTAGCAATAAGCGGTACGAGTTCAGCTTCGATCACGTGTTTCACTCGCGCACCCAACAGGAAGACATCTTCGACAACGTTTCGCCCCTCGTCCAGTCCGCCCTGGACGGGTACAATGTGTGTATCTTTGCGTACGGCCAAACAGGCAGCGGCAAAACCTACACCATGGACGGGGTACCGGACAGCATGGGCGTTATCCCCCGGACGATCGATCTGATCTTTAACGCCGTCGCCGACTACAGACGCTTCGGATGGGAGTACGAG ATACGCGTCAATTTCCTGGAGATCTACAACGAGATACTGTACGATTTGCTCGACACGACCGGCATGACGAAGGAGCTGGAGATCAAGATGGCGAGCGCCAAGAGTAAAACCGAGGTGTACGTGTCGAACATTATCGAGGAGACGGTCACGTCACCGGGCCGGCTCCATCAGCTGATGAACATTGCCAAGATGAACCGCGCGACGGCAGCCACGGCCGGTAACGAGCGTTCCTCGCGATCGCACGCCGTCACGAAGATCACGCTGATCGGCACGCACCCGGTGAAGGGGGAAACGTGTGTCGGGTCGGTGAATTTGGTCGATTTGGCCGGCTCGGAAAGCCCGAAAACGAGCACGCGGATGGACGAGACGAAAAACATTAACCGCTCGCTGAGCGAACTGAGCAACGTGATTCTGGCGCTTGTCCAGCGCAACGAACACGTGCCGTACCGTAACTCGAAGTTGACCCACCTGTTGATGCCCAGCTTGGGAGGTAACTCGAAGACGCTCATGTTTGTCAACGTCGCACCGTTTCAGGATTGCCTGACGGAGACGGTGAAATCGTTGCGTTTCGCGTCACAGGTCAACTCCTGCAAGATGCAAAAGGTACGCAAAAATAAGATGCTCAACAGCGCCTAA
- the LOC128273176 gene encoding zinc finger protein 721-like, translated as MPQKCVICGETRGYFHRNLIKLKTKYSGTSVCGLLERFIEHSLEDQHDNLADSATCQECYGKMNEYDAAHTKAKIIQNEMLDLLKNNDLGLVFVFDEKQFQEELQDHHEKPLDEISAAVAAAPLEIALAGEEQTKLYLSLKCGTCGIIFDDLIDAKNHSYQYKNHTLEEILPPIKRELVPAGDEYEEEYIGVDYTDAEFLESDAEGMSEKEADHSDAQRGGEQAAHSMAVECFFCDLTFESRTERKFHLDEEHSMIAENKCKLCGIVVKSRAALASHILKHTRRTELECEVCKKSFSVKATLQRHMAIHTRETAYQCHECGKRYIHYSSFYMHQLVHKNIRAKKCDICGYALRSSSHLKRHMRAHSGEKPYACPDCGQRFAQRYNMMSHLNTHRGISRSRNVFPCHLCDETFDRNVNRKKHLQSVHGTTVEPLKNASTDKKRKLAAVQKKVAVGPKKIERAVNP; from the exons atGCCGCAAAAGTGTGTAATATGTGGCGAAACCCGTGGGTACTTCCATCGGAACCTGATCAAACTAAAGACTAAGTATTCGGGAACCTCGGTGTGCGGATTGCTGGAGCGTTTTATAGAGCACAGTTTGGAAGATCAGCACGATAACTTGGCCGACTCGGCCACTTGCCAGGAGTGCTATGGCAAGATGAATGAATACGATGCCGCACACACGAAGGCCAAAATAATCCAAAATGAAATGCTCGATTTGCTGAAAAACAACGACCTTGGACTGGTGTTCGTGTTCGACGAAAAACAGTTCCAGGAGGAACTGCAAGATCACCACGAGAAGCCACTGGATGAAatctctgctgctgttgctgctgctccgctgGAGATTGCGTTGGCCGGGGAAGAACAAACCAAGCTGTACCTTTCATTGAAATGCGGAACTTGTGGCATTATTTTCGACGATTTGATAGATGCAAAAAACCATTCGTATCAGTACAAAAACCACACCTTAGAGGAAATTCTGCCACCTATCAAACGTGAGCTGGTACCTGCGGGTGATGAGTATGAAGAGGAATACATTGGGGTTGACTACACCGATGCAGAGTTTCTAGAATCGGATGCCGAAGGAATGTCCGAGAAGGAAGCGGACCACAGCGATGCGCAACGGGGAGGAGAACAAGCGGCACACAGTATGGCTGTTGAATGCTTCTTTTGTGATTTGACCTTTGAGTCGCGGACCGAGCGTAAG TTTCACCTGGACGAAGAGCATTCGATGATCGCAGAGAACAAGTGCAAGTTGTGCGGCATTGTTGTCAAATCACGAGCCGCTCTCGCTAGCCACATACTGAAGCACACTCGCCGAACAGAGCTAGAGTGCGAGGTGTGCAAAAAGTCGTTCTCAGTGAAGGCGACACTTCAGCGTCACATGGCCATTCACACGCGCGAAACCGCTTACCAGTGTCATGAGTGCGGGAAGCGCTACATCCACTATTCGTCTTTCTACATGCATCAACTGGTCCACAAGAACATACGGGCGAAAAAGTGTGACATCTGTGGTTACGCACTCCGATCGTCGTCCCATTTGAAGCGACATATGCGT GCTCACTCTGGCGAAAAACCGTACGCTTGTCCCGACTGTGGCCAACGATTTGCTCAAAGGTACAACATGATGTCGCACCTGAACACCCATCGGGGAATCAGTCGGTCGCGAAACGTGTTCCCCTGCCACCTGTGCGACGAAACATTCGATCGAAATGTAAATCGGAAAAAACACCTTCAGAGTGTCCACGGCACAACGGTCGAACCTTTGAAGAATGCCTCTACCGACAAGAAAAGGAAACTCGCTGCTGTACAAAAGAAGGTCGCCGTGGGCCCAAAGAAGATTGAAAGAGCGGTTAACCCATAA